The window TCTGGGCCACCATGCGCAGCAGCGAGCGGCCCAGGACGAAGGCGTCGCCGGTGCCGAGGACGTCGGAGAGGGAGGCGTTGCGCGTGCCCTGGAAGAGCGGCGCCACGAAGGCCATCGCGCAGCGCAGGACGAGGAGCACGGCGACGGGGGTGCCCGGCAGCACCATGGCCGCCGCGCAGAGCGCACAGACGAGGTCGCAGGTGACGAGCACCCGCCGGGCGGGGTGCCGGTCGGCGATCCCGGCGAGCAGGGTGCCGCCGAGGGCGTACGGGAGGAAGCCGAGGGCGAAGGTGAGCGCGCTCATCAGGGGCGAGCCGGTGAGGCGGTAGACGAGGACGGACAGGGAGATCTCGGCGACGACCACGCCGAACACGGACATCAGGTGGGCGGCGAAGACGGTCCGGAACTCCCGGACCCGGAACACGGAGCGGTAGCCCGGTGGCGGCGTGGACCGCCCGGGCGCCTGGGTGTCGGCTGGCATGGGCCCAGCGTCCCGGCCCGGGGTCCGGCGCCCCATTGATTCGCCTGAGGCCGAATATTGAGGCAGTGTGTCCCGGGAGACGGGGTCCTCTGGGACGGGGTTTCCTGGGACGAGGTCCCCCGGGACGGCGCCGCTGAGACGGCGTCCCCTGAGACGCGTCATCGCGCGGAGGACGTGGAGAAGAGGGAGGGGAGCCGGATGGGGTTGCACCACCGCTTCGGCCACGGGGACCTGCTGCGGTGCCGGTTCGCCCTGTCGCCCGTGTGGGAGACGCAGGAGGCGGTCCGCACCCTGACCCGCCCGGACCGGCAGGGCTACCACCTGCCCTGGCTGCGGCGGATCCGCGCCGCCGCCGACGGGCTGGACCTGCGGCCGCTGTGGCTGCTGATGCCGCGCCGGGGGCACAGTACGGACTTCATCAGCCCGCCGCCGAGCGGGCCCGGCGTCTCCTTCGAGGAGGAGATCGCCCTGGTCCGCGCGGCCGATCCGGCCGAGGCGCGCGAGGACATGCGCAAGGCGCTGGCCTGCACGCCGGGCGCGCTCGACAGCGAACCGGGCCGGGCGATGCTCGCCGATCCGGCGCGTGCGGTGCACGAGCTGGCGGATCTGCTGGAGCGGGCCTGGAGCGTCCTGGTCGAGCCGCACTGGCCACGGCTGCGGGCCCTGCTGGAGGCGGACGTCCTCTTCCACACCCGCCGTCTCGCCGCCGGCGGACTGGAGTCGCTCTTCGACGGCCTGCACCCGGACCTCTCCTGGGACGCCGCCTCCCTCACCCTGACCATCGAGCGGCCCAGTCACCACGAGCGCGTCCTCGGCGGCCAGGGCCTGCTCCTCATGCCGAGCGCCTTCGTCTGGCCGCAGATCGCGGGGGGCTTCGACCCGCCCTGGCAGCCGACCGTCGTCTACCCGGCCCGGGGCATCGGCGCCCTGTGGACCCCCGTACGGGAGGACACCCCGGCCGCGCTCGCCCGGCTGCTGGGCCGGGTCCGGGCCGACGTGCTGTGCGCGCTGGACGAGCCGTCCTCCACCACGGCCCTGGCGCATCGGCTGGGTCTGGCCCCGTCCACGGTCTCGGCCCACCTGGGGATCCTGCACGCGGCGGGGCTGCTCATCTCCGCCCGCCACGGCCACCAGGTCCTGTACGAGCGCACCCCGCTGGCCATCGCCCTCACCACGGGGGACCCCGCGCGCTGACCCCGCGCGCCGACCACGTGGGCGTGGTGTCGGACCGCCGCACCAACTGTCCGTTATGTCACCATGTCCCGGTATTTCGGTCCGCTGCCCGACCTTCGTCCTGAGGAAGAGGAAGCCGGATGCCCCCCGCCGTTCGCAGGCAGCCCTTCAGAACTCCCGCCACCGCCCTCGGCGTCCT of the Streptomyces sp. NBC_01294 genome contains:
- a CDS encoding ArsR/SmtB family transcription factor, producing MGLHHRFGHGDLLRCRFALSPVWETQEAVRTLTRPDRQGYHLPWLRRIRAAADGLDLRPLWLLMPRRGHSTDFISPPPSGPGVSFEEEIALVRAADPAEAREDMRKALACTPGALDSEPGRAMLADPARAVHELADLLERAWSVLVEPHWPRLRALLEADVLFHTRRLAAGGLESLFDGLHPDLSWDAASLTLTIERPSHHERVLGGQGLLLMPSAFVWPQIAGGFDPPWQPTVVYPARGIGALWTPVREDTPAALARLLGRVRADVLCALDEPSSTTALAHRLGLAPSTVSAHLGILHAAGLLISARHGHQVLYERTPLAIALTTGDPAR